The genomic interval AATATCCATCCTCTTCTTTGGAAATATCCTTCTCTTCAAATTCATCAAAAATGCGGTAGCTTACCCTAGAACTAATTCTGAGTACTAAGTCTGCCCAATCTAAATGATTACCGTCCAACGAATCATTTAGAATCGATTCTTCCATTTTTTTAATGTTGTCGTACATTTCATTGGTTAAAGCTATTTTAGACATCCGGTTTATTTTAAAGGTTCTGTTTGCTGCCTTTTCTAAGCAAAATCCTTCTAAATACCAGGCTTTATCCTTAAACAATAACTTTGTCGCAAGAATTCGTCGTTGGCTTTTCTCGCCATTTGAATTGATATAGTGAAAAGAGAGGACATGACGCTCTAGAATAGCTTTTCTAAAAAGGGTGAAATATTCCTTTCTTTTTGTATCACTGCCCCATGCCGAAAAATCTACCTCTATCCATTTCGTTTCACTTTTTTGAAATAAATGACTCAGTTTTGCTACTATTTCATCTGTTTCAGGATAATTTGTGGCAGATAGACTTTGGAGTGAAAATAATATTTCGTCTTGTTCCTTGTCCAAAAGAAGCGATTTGTTTAGGATGAACTGGTCCATCAAGGTAATTCCGCCGCCTTTGCCTTGGGTTGTATAGATAGGGATACCTGACTCAGTAAGTGTTTGAATGTCACGGTAAATTGTTCGAACAGAAACTTCAAACTTTTCGGCTAGCTCGTTTGCGGTAATGGATTTTCTTTCTAGTAAAATATATAAAATTTGAAATAATCGACTTATTTTCATT from Niallia sp. FSL W8-0635 carries:
- a CDS encoding helix-turn-helix transcriptional regulator, yielding MDQFILNKSLLLDKEQDEILFSLQSLSATNYPETDEIVAKLSHLFQKSETKWIEVDFSAWGSDTKRKEYFTLFRKAILERHVLSFHYINSNGEKSQRRILATKLLFKDKAWYLEGFCLEKAANRTFKINRMSKIALTNEMYDNIKKMEESILNDSLDGNHLDWADLVLRISSRVSYRIFDEFEEKDISKEEDGYYKISTSHIKGEWLYSYLLSYGNYLEVIEPKDIRNEIKNRIQQMMNQY